The Apium graveolens cultivar Ventura chromosome 10, ASM990537v1, whole genome shotgun sequence nucleotide sequence ATGTTCACTGTGAGTAAATCAATTTCAGCTTTTgttgaaaaaaatcataaaatcatgGAACAAAAAATAGATGTATTTATTACTGAAAAATCAGAAATCTAAATAAAGAAACTTACTTGAAATATGGGGTCAATTCATTACTGTTTTGAAGAAGACACAGATGTGCTTGGTGCAAATCCTTGATGCTCAGCTTTATCATTATTGCACCAGATAAGGGTCTGTATTACTCCTTGTTCTTATCCCTTCCCGGTAACCCAACTGTTGGTTCTTCAAAATTAACTAAACACTCAACCGCCTCTTCTGCAATATAGGCCTCAGCGATGCAACCTTCCGGATGAGCCCTGTTTCGAACATATCCCTTGAACGTCTTCATATATCTCTCGAAAGGATACATCCAACGTAGGAAGATAGGACCACAAAGCTCAACTTCTCTTACAAGATGAACTGAGAGATGGATCATTACATCAAACAAGGAAGGGGGGAAGTGCTTTTCTAGCTGGCATAAGGTCTCCACCAATTGAGACTGCATTTTTTCTAATTTATCGACCTCAATGACTTTACTACAAATTGCCTTGAAAAAAAGGCAAAACCTGATAATAGTGCACCTAACCTGTTTTTGAAGTACTGACCGAAGTGCGATGGGGAGCAAGTGATGCAACATTGTATGACAGTCGTGAGATTTCATTCCAACAAGTCGCAGAGTGTCCATTGATACTATACCCTTAAGGTTCGAACAAAAACCATCAGGTAACTTCATGCCAATCAAGGACGAGCAGACAATCTTTTTTTCTTTATGCAATAAGTTCCAAGATGCCATCGGTAACTTCTCtttttttccagaattttttGGTCTCAGCTCCATTCTTATTCCCATTTCAGCCATATCAATACGAACAGATTCTCTATCTTTTGTCTTCCCGGGAATATTTAGCAATGTACCGGTTAAAGCCTCGcatatatttttttctatatGCATCACATCGAGGGTATGGCGAACTGGCAAAAACTTCCAGTACTCAAGCTGAAAAAATATAGACATCTTTTTCCAAATTGGTCGAGGTTCCCCTTTTTTCCACCGAGGTTGGTTTTGTGTCTTACCATAAACATGGTCCGCTAGTGGTAGTACCCTTTCTAACACCTCCTCTCCAGTTAAAGGAATAGGTTCTGATAACTTCTCCATGGTGTTATCAAAGGCTGATTTTTGCCTTCGATATGGATGATTTCTGGGCAGCCATCTACGATGTCTCATAACCACCGTCTTTTTGTAAGTAGCCAACCTGGTAGCTTTTGTTTTATCAACACAAACTACACAAGCATTATATCATTTAATGATGTTACCCGACAAGTTTCCTAAGGACAAGTTTCCTAAGGCTGGATAATCACTAATTGTCCACAATAAAATTCCTCTTAGTATGAAAGACTCTTTCTTAAATGCATCATAAACTTGTTTCCCGTGCCACAATTTCTGCAAATCTTCTATAAGTGGTTGAAGGTATACATCAATATCATTTCCAGGCTGATTTGGTCCGGATATCAATAGACTTAACATAATGTACTTTCTCTTCatacaaagccaaggtgggaggtTGTAAATTGAAAGCAACACAGGCCATGTTGAGTGATCACTTCCTGGTCCATGGAAAGGATTAAATCCATCGGAGGATAAAGCTAACCGAAGGTTCCTAGCCTCTGCAGCAAACTCAGGCCACCTTTGATCGACATCCTTCCATGTCTTTGAGTCAGCCGGATGTCTAATTTTACCATCATTTTGTCGCTCGGTTTTATGCCAAGTCATGTCCTTTGCAATCTGAGCTGTATTGAACAAATTTCTCAATCTTGGTATCAATGGAAAGTACCATAGAACCTTAGCAGGGATCCCTTCCAATTCTTCTCCTTTCTTGTTTAACTTCCATCTAGATGCCCCACATATTCGGCAAATCGTCTCATCTTCGTCCCTCTCACCGCGGTATAAGAGACAATCATTCGGACACGCATGTATTTTTTCATAATCCATGCCTAAAGTACATAAAGTTTTCTTGGCTTCACCAAAAGATGAAGGCATACTGTTGCCTTCCGAAAGCATTGATGCAAGCAAAAGAAGGACATCGAAAAAGCATTTATCAGAAATACCATGTTTTGCTTTTAAATTATACAACTTGACTAAAGCTCTCATTTTTGTAAAACTCTCGCATCCAGGATAAAGTGGTTTATTTTCACCTTGAACATGATTCATAAAATCAGAAGAATCTAATGAAATATCCTCATCATCGACAATATCCTGCCTCATTCTCATGTTTGTAGGATCAACGGATGATTCTGAAGTTTCCTGTTCAGAAACTACATGACTCTGTACATAATTTGACTCTCCATGCCATATCCAACACGTATAGGTTTGATCAATACCATATTGATAAAGATGATCCTTAACAGTCTGAGCATTCCAAGATTTACTATGAGCGCATCTTAAGCATGGACAActaattttattttctttaaacCCATTCAGAAAAGCAAAATTTAACAATTCTACCACTCCAAGTTTAAATTCTTGTGTTCTTCTATCTGCTTTCAACCAAGATCTATCCATTTTTACTCAACCAAGTTTAAACCcattcttttgctcaaattcCACAAACATATATATTCCATAAAACTCGATATGGACCCTTATTAAAATTCTCCAAATAGATATGAACCCTAATTTCAAGTTTTCCAAATCGATATAAACACCAAATCCCCAAATTGATATGAATTCAGCAGAAACTTACCTGAGTTCAGTAAAGTGAAGTTCCCCTGGATTACTTCAGACATCAAAGAACTGAGACAAATATATGGTTAAGAAATGGTGTATGAAGGAGACAATAAAAGAGGCATAATAAAACATAGATACTTCAGACAGACAATGATCACGTATAATAATGCTAGTCAAACTACTTTATTGCTAGTCAATTATTTACACTTTCCCCCTCTTTCACCAGTGTTCCCacttatattttttttgaaaaaaatagaaattttctTAAAGTAAAAGAATTTGGTGTCTTGGTTTATTTAAAACTCAGGACAATGGTTTCAACAATATTGCATTGTAAAAAAATGTAAACACAATGGTTTGTAGCATAGTTTATTTAAAATCTTGGACAACGGTTTTAACAATTTATCATTGTAGTAACACCTACAAACAAGTGTTTTTTCAATAAACCATTGTCGTATTATATCAACTTTTTCGACAAACACAAGGACTATAAATGATTTTGTAGGCTTCGAAGACATGCAACAAAaggaacaattgacatgttaaaacttacattattaaatatatatttaaatatcactaattgtttatgaaaataatttcAAGTGTCTTCTTTTAATTTGTTACATTGTAATCATATACTATATGTGCATTCAGTGGTTACTTTCGAACTATATAGTCGATAACTCTATATAAAAAATTCGGGATTTGTTAAGTTTTTAAATAGACACTATATCCGTTACAAAAGTGAAACGAGTCATTTTAATGTCGACAAATTTGAATATTTCGCCTttaatttttgttaatttttgttTGATCTAGGGTcatagggtttagggtttagggtttagggtttggTGGAATAATTTTTTCTTACATAAGACAACGGTTTTTGTAATTTCCCATTATAAGAACATGTAAATTATTGTGTCATCCTTATCATGTCGTGTATTCGAAATCCAAACACAAATACTAAATTATCGTGGTGTGTTAAAAATTGTCGGGTGTAGCTTATATAAACAACTTTTTAGATACACTTAATTTATACATGACCTCGTTTACTTACTAATTCATTGCCTTTTtctaatttttggaaaattaccTTCGGGCATGATACTCAAGATTCCTGGTATGTTATGAAATATTCCCTAAATTTTGCCAACATACCAGGATTCTTGAGTATCATGCCCGAaagtaattttccaaaaattagaAAAAGGCAATGAATTAGTAAGTAAACGAGGTCATGTATAAATTAAGTATATCTAAAAAGCTGTTTATATAAGCTACACCCGACAATTTTTAACTCAACACGATAATTTAgtatttgtgtttggattttGAGTACACGACATGATAAGGACGACACAATAAGGTACACGACACGAGATACACAACtgagaaaattcaaaattatgaattaattaatatcgaaattatttagaaaaaaaatcaaaatgttaCTTCAAAATTTTCCCAATCGTAGATTAAGGATAGATTTAATAGTAACCgttgtttaaaaaatatttaatattctcTTCTTTTcaattaatttcaaaaaattatgaataattcactCATCAATCAATTAAAATACACCGTTGGATTGGTAAAACACTAACAATCCAAGCCGTTGGTTTATTCCCCAAAATTATTTCACTTCCCCCTCTTTTCATTTTCATTCCCCCCCTTTTGTTCCCCCTTTGTGATTTCTCTTTTCTTACCCGATAACTACTTCATTCCCCTCTTTTATTTCTCTTCCATTTTCTTTTCTCAATTTCTAATCGAAGCAAATCTAAGAAAGGTACTTGCATGTTTTAATCTGTTCAGTTCTTGCTTGTTGTTGCATGTTACTTGATTAAGCTTGTTCTGTTCAGTTCTTGTTTGCTCTTGCTTGTTCTTCATTGGTTATGTTCAGTTCTTGCTTGTTCTTGATTTGTAATGTTTTTACTTGTTTGTTTTGATTCTTATGCTCTTCTGTTCATTTTCATTCCCCCCTTTTGTTCCCCCCTTTGTGATTTCTCTTTTCTTACCCGATAACACTTCATTCCCCTCCTTACTTCTCTTCCATTTTCTTTTCTCAATTTCTAATCGAAGCAAATCTAAGAAAGGTACTTGCATGTTTTAATCTGTTCAGTTCTTACTTGTTGTTGCATGTTACTTGATTAAGCTTGTTATGTTCAGTTCTTGTTTGCTCTTGCTTGTTCTTTATTGGTTATGTTCAGTTCTTGCTTGTTCTTGATTTGTAATGTTTTTACTTGTTTGTTTTGATTCTTATGCTCTTCTGCTGTGATTCTTTTATATTTTGGTTCGATTCTTGTGAAACCCTCGTATGTTATGTAGTTCTTGTTGGATTTTTATAAAACTCTCATATGACTTGTTTCTTTGGTATTTTTTTAATTGTTGTTACTTGCTACTGATTTAAATGGTTCACTTTGATGATGTCTTGGTTAGTTATTAGATTTTGTTTCTCATAAAACCCACATTATTAGAGATTTTTTGGTGGTTAGATTTTGTTTCTCATAAAACCCATATAATTTCTTAGCTTGGCAAATCCTTCCTTATAATGGTTTGTGGTACACAGATTATGGCTCCTCCAAAGAAGAAGACACAAGCTTCTCATAAAAAAGCAAAGTCTTCTCCAAACATAACAGCGATGAGAGTTGTGAAGGCTATAAGAAAACACAATCATTGAACAAAGTTAACCCCTCTTGTTCTTCTCCTATATCTGTCAAGAAGAATCCGATATCTGAAAATTTAAAGAAGAAGTTGTCAAAGAAGAAAAAGCAAGTGAATTCTAAGAAAAAGCAAGTGGATTctaagaaaaatccagaaatacCGGAAGGACTAAAACTATTGAAACGTGGTTGTGTCACGATGCACAGAATTCTGAGACGGAAGATAATGAATCAAAAGCTTACTGTGACCTTCAATGCAAAAGGGGAGCCGTATGGTGATGAAGCTGGAGAGATGCAGTCGTACATTGGAGTTTTGGCAAGGACCAAAGTCCCCATTTGGCATGATAGTTGGAAGCAAGTTCCTGAGCAGACAAAGAATAAAATTTGGGACTGTGTGTAGGTATAGTAAATTGTCTAAAAATACATGCCTATCTTTCTCTTTCAATTggtttttttcttttctttctataGATTTTGTTCATTCGTTAACTtgcatattttaatttttttatttcttaTGTACGTAGATGGCCTTTATTGTACCTCCGACAGCAAGGAAACTGGTATGGGAATCCGCTTGTCAAAAGTGGAGAGAGTTCAAATCTCGGCTCACGACAGAGTACATCCTTCCACACCGGAATCAACCAGAAAAGCTCACTTTTCCTCCGGCTGACTACACGTTCATAGAAAAGTCGCACTGGGAGATGTTTGTTGTTGATCGTCTCGGAGATGATTTTAAGGTaaactttttattatttttatttatttatcaatttttaataaTTGGATAGGTATTTAGCGTGATGTTTTAACCTTGTTAGTGCTTTTTTCTACAGAAAATTCATGAAAAACAGGTGAAAAGAAGCCGGATGAATGAGTATCATCATCTAATGTCTCGAAAAGGTTATGCCAACCTAGAAATGGAATGGGTTAGTGATGACAACCTAAATCTACTTAGTCTTTTTATATACTTTGTGTGGTCAATATGAATTTGTATCTTTGAATCATTAATAAAACATGTCGTACATGCAGTTGAAAAAACATCCAGAAGAACCGATAGATCGATCGGATGCCTGGGTCCTTGCAAGGAAAGACAAAGATGGCAATTTTAAAAATGAGAATGTTAAAGAAAAAGCTGAGAAAATAGTAATTTATTCATTTATATTTCAACTGAGAATATTCATCATAGTTCCAATTTGATTTATAACTTCTTCTATATTGTGGTGTTTTTAGGAGTTGCTCAAGAAGAAGGTTAAAGAAGGGGAATTGGTAGAAGAAGGTAGAAATGATGTGTTAACCATGGCGCTCGGTAAGCCTGAGCATGGAGGCAAAGTACGTGGGCAGGGGAGCCACGTGAAACAGTCTATCTATTTTGATCTGCCGAGACTGGAAAAAATCAAGGACTATTGAGGAGAGGATACATGAGGAGGTTAAAAACTTTATGGCTGAGGAGACTCCGAAAATTATAAAACAGAGAGATGCATTCTGGACTGCTGAAATTCAAAAGATCAGAGCAGAATTGAAAATGGCAAAACGTATTGGTCAAAAGGGTAGCCCAATCATTGATTCCCAACAAGGAAGCTGCTCAGATTTAAAGGGCATGCCTCAGTTCGTAAACGAGAATGATAGGAATGATATTGTGAGGAAAAAGCTGAACGTGGAATCTGGGGATGAAGGTTCAGATCATGGTGATGAGGAGAATGTAGAATTTTTTTTCTAAGGACAATGTTGGATATGAAAATATTGAAGAGGAGAATGAGCATAATGGTTTTTTCAAAGGTGAGGAGGCCTTTATGGTTGACGCTGATAATGAGTTTGTTCAAATTGAGAATCATCCTAAAGGGTTGAAGTTGGATGGTTTATCCGGTGTTTGTCAACTGGCAATAGGATCAGTAAGCAACATCGTAGCATATGGCCGGGTTGATGAAATCCCTCTTGCTGAAGGATGTGAGTCGACTCTTCACGGAATGTGCCTTTCGAAGGAAAATGCAAGAGTGTCCATTTCTTATGCAATTCTAGAGGATGCTAAGATCCCATTTCCCGTAGGAGATGAAATTGTAACTGTGAAACAAGCAATAGGTTCTTTTATTGCATGGCCAAGGGATCTCGTGGTGGGGAACACAAGCAGTACCCAAGTTTTGTCTACTCCAAAGGTAAAGATTGATGATAGTGTGTGTGTAATTGATATATTTTGTTATGTTTTTACTTTGTTGACGTGCATGTTTTTATTTTCAGAATGTCAAAAAGCGTTGTGCGAAGAAAGTTGGTTCcaagaaaacaaagaagcatGTAGTGATAGAAACTGATGATGTGGAGGATGAGCTTCATGTAGAGATGGGTGTAAATTATCCATCATCTTTAAAACAGTTGTGGATGTGGGCAAAGGATGCTTTAAGCGATGGAAGAACCGTAAGTTTTCAGTTAAATGAACAAGCATTTGTTGTCACAAAGAAGCAGGTGATCTTTCTGCAAGATATACATTCCCTATGTGGTAGAGGTGAAATATCCGGATCGATCATTACCATATTCATTCAGTAAGTTTCCACATACATTAGCTTTTTCAATTTGTTGTTAATTATCTTGAATTAAAAATGAGTGCATTCTTATTTTAATTGTTCTCTAAATAAAATGAAATTAGAttccaactattgtttaatttgTTTACAACTTCTTGTATGAGTTTTTGAGAAAGAATAAAATGACGAATATGATTGCTTTTGTGGATCCGGGTATGGTTGGAGCCATTGGTTGTGGCAATGCAGGGGAGAGGTCACATGCGTTTGCCAACCGTTTGATGAATGCTAAGGAAGAACAATGCTTTCTTATTCCTTTCAATGACGTGTAAGCATTTCTCACTTTATAAGTACACTTCATATTTTATGATCTCATTAAGATGTTTAAGTACTTATaatttaattttcattttttttcatatttttagtgaattttagaaatttgtaGAATATATTTGTATGGCTGGAACTTTAAATTTGGTAACTTGTAAATTAATTTGCTAACTTGTAAAttgttaaatatataattaaatgagatataagtaatttatttaattatttcttcaAGTTACCTTTGGTTATTTTTGAGGTAACATCTAACTGCATAATTAAATTTCTCAATGACACATCTTCTCATGCTTTGATAGGAATCACTGGTCATTGACCGTTGTTGTTCCAACGACGGAGGTAGTATACCACATGGATCCTCTTAAGCGTCGTATTGCAAGCGATGAATGGGTAGAAGTTGTTGACAAGTGAGTCAATATTTTTAATTGCTTTAGGTAATTTACGCAAAAAGTTTTTTGTTGACTTGTACTACTTTCTAACAGTTCGATAAAGATGTACAAAGAGAGGCTGAATAAGGTTGCCAGGAAGAAATTTGTTGGGAGAATATGGCggtaataatatttttttataatttctcaTATATGCAAGTAAAATATgtgattaattttattttttatttttttttcaggGAGTTCCTTTGCAGACAGGGGTCCGGGACTGTGGCCTTTTTGTCATGGGATATATGAAAGAAATTTGTTATGACAAAGAGCTTTAATTTGCAACTAAGAtatgattttttcttgtttttaattttaaattacaaCTTTATGTCGGCTGGTACTTTATTTTCACTATCAACACAGTGGCTTACAAAACTGTCAAAACTTTATTTGTTTTTCAGTGGATTCGTAAAGGCAATCTGGCTTACAATGAGGATGACTTAAACGTGATCAAGATGGACTTCGTCAAATTCTTCATGAAGTTTTATTCATGTTAAGTTAGTCTAGCGAATAGTTTATATGTTATTTGTGATGGTAAGATGAACTAGTTTAAGTTATTGACGTTGTTGGTATGGTGTTTAAGTGGAGTTTTTCTGAACTTTTTATGGTTTTTGAAGTTTGGTGGATGTATGTACTTATGGTTGAAGTGGATCTTTGGTGTAGTTGGTGAATTATGAAGTTTATCGGATGTTATGGTATTTATCGCATGGTACAtttggtttttgaatggtttggTATTTGATTTTGCAATTTGTATTTGTAAAGGCtttatttataaatagaataGGTATGAAACCATTGCTATGTTTGATAGACAATTatttagtaaaataaaaataCCTATTGTGCTAAGTTATACTAGACAACAGTTGGTACATAAGTAAACCATTGTTCTAAGCTATATCAGACAATATTTGGCACAAAAGTAAACCATTGTGCTAAAGATATTCGACAATGATGTTTTAAAAGGCATACACTTGTATGAACCAAACTTATACAACTGAATAATAGAACTTAAACATTGTGCCTTAATGATTTGCATAATAGATCAAATTATTAACACCATTGTATGTACAAATCCTAACAACACTCTGGGATCACTACATACCATTGTTAGATTAGCTTCTAACAATATCTTGGTCATTACAAAAACTGTTGTGAGCATAGCTAAAACACAATACCCAAAAACAAAAAACTGTTGTCTAAAGTATCTCATACATTTGTTTTCTTAATAAAAACCATTGTGTACCTAGATGAAATAAATACATAAACTGTTGTAGGAGTCAATTCACATaacactatttttaactattgtgcctctaaattgttacaacggctagaaaactgttgtttgtagaatattagaaagggtcatatgcgttgtgtgaataaaatgagaCAAAGGCTTTATATTCAGCTGTGTGATGTATTTGTTACAATGGTGCGTAACCATTGTATGAGTACCAAACACACCGCCCCGGATAGACAACGAAATATTCATCTTTTAGACAACGGTGTAAACTATTGTCTGATTCAATATTTCTTGTAGTGGTAGTCTCCCCAGTACACAAAGTACTGGAGTCTATCCCTCCTCGTcctttaagaatcctatcatatatctggaacttatattgtt carries:
- the LOC141691873 gene encoding uncharacterized protein LOC141691873, whose amino-acid sequence is MDRSWLKADRRTQEFKLGVVELLNFAFLNGFKENKISCPCLRCAHSKSWNAQTVKDHLYQYGIDQTYTCWIWHGESNYVQSHVVSEQETSESSVDPTNMRMRQDIVDDEDISLDSSDFMNHVQGENKPLYPGCESFTKMRALVKLYNLKAKHGISDKCFFDVLLLLASMLSEGNSMPSSFGEAKKTLCTLGMDYEKIHACPNDCLLYRGERDEDETICRICGASRWKLNKKGEELEGIPAKVLWYFPLIPRLRNLFNTAQIAKDMTWHKTERQNDGKIRHPADSKTWKDVDQRWPEFAAEARNLRLALSSDGFNPFHGPGSDHSTWPVLLSIYNLPPWLCMKRKYIMLSLLISGPNQPGNDIDVYLQPLIEDLQKLWHGKQVYDAFKKESFILRGILLWTISDYPALGNLSLGNLSGNIIK